The DNA region TCTTCCCCCTGGCGCTCCTCTTCCTAAAGCAGCTCCATGACGCAGGCTATCTGCGGCTATGGAAGCAGTAAATTCTTTTTCGCCAGGGCAGCCAGCAGTGCATCCCGTTTATTATCCATTTCCCCGGCAATAACGCCCTCCAGCAGCCACTCTAAAGCCGCGCCGATCTCTCGCCCCTCATAGCCCAAAGCCAGCAGGTCGTTTCCGTTCACAGCCAGATCCTTCAGACACAGGCATTGCTTTTTTCGCAGAAGCTCCTCTAATATTTCCTCTGCACGGTCGACTTTTTGGCAGACCCAGCGATATTCCGGGGCCTGAGCCCGGTTGTCGGCCCGCTTTACCGCCAGCAGTCGCCGGAAATTCTCCTCACCCAGTGCCCGGACGGCAGATCCGATGCCCTTTTCCGTCACAGGAATGTCCCGATCATGCCAGGCAATCAGCGTCACAATATCCTCCCGGTCCTTTTTTCGCATCCGCAGGCGAGTGCAAATATCCTCCGCCATGGCGGCACTGACCTTGGGATGCCCGTAAAAATGCATCTGGCCCCGCTCATCTTCTGTAAAGGTGTTTACCTTGCCAATATCATGGAGCAGCATGGTCCAGCGCAAAACCGGCTCCGCCGCCACACTGTCTACCGACAGGACTGTGTGGGTGTATAAATCATAGCAATGATGGATATTTCGCTGGTCGAAGCCCACACAGGGCAGCAGCTCCGGCAGGAACACACCCAGCACATCCGGGTATGCAAGCAGAATTTCCCGGCAGCCTTTGCCGCAAAGGAGCTTATTCATCTCGGCCAAAATGCGCTCCGCTGCCACTCTTTCCAGCAGCCGTGCCTCCCGATGGATGGCGTCTGCTGTGGACGGCTCTATGGCAAAGCCCAGGGTTGCGGCAAAGCGCAGCGCCCGTAAAATGCGCAATGCATCCTCCTCAAAGCGTATCCGGGCATTCCTCACGCAGCGGATGGTTTCACCCTTTAGGTCGCTGATTCCGCCGTAGAGGTCAAGAATGCGCCCGCCTTTCTCCATGGCCATGGCGTTGATGGTGAAGTCCCGGCGGGCCAAGTCCTCCCGGATGCTCCCTGCAAAGGTCACCTGATCCGGGTGCCGTCCGTCGGAATACCGCCCGTCTGTGCGGAAGGTGGTTACCTCAAAGGCTTCCCCGCCGCTTTTCACTGTAACGGTTCCATGCTTACACCCGGTGGGCAGGGCATCTGCGCCGAAAAGTGCCATCACCTGCTCCGGCCTTGCAGCGGAGGCAATGTCCCAGTCCTCCGGCTCTCGGCCCAGCAGCGTGTCACGCACACATCCGCCAACAAAATAGGCCGGAAAGCCCGCTTTTTCCAGGATCTCAATGATTCTTGTCGCCTGCTCTCGGCCCATGTCCATCCCTCCGTCAAAATGAAAGTGCGTTTTCCCTGTTGCACTTCCGTCTGATTCGTATTATAATATAGGTTATAAAAAAATGCAATTCCAAGGCAAAACCGTCTTTAGGAGGCTACCTGAAATGATGCATCCCACTGTGGATTTCAAAGAATATCTGCGCCCCGGTGTCCGGGTCCATCTGTCCGGCATCGGCGGCGTTTCCATGTGTCCTCTGGCCGAGGTGCTGCTGGGCATGGGCCTGCGTGTGCAGGGGTCCGATATGTCCGAAAGCGACACCGTGCGCCATCTGCGTTCCCTGGGTATTCCCGTGGCTGTAGGCCATTCAGCAGACAATCTGCAAAACGCCCAGCTGGTTATTCGCACCGCCGCCATCCACGATGATAATCCCGAGGTCTCCGGCGCTATAGCCCGGGGTATCCCGGTCTATGAGCGGGCCCAGGCCTGGGGTGCCATCATGCAGCGGTATCAGAACGCTCTGTGTATCTCCGGCACCCACGGAAAGACCACCACCACCTCTATGGCCACCCATATCTTCATGGCGGCCCAGGCGGACCCTACGGTTATGATCGGCGGGACGCTCCCCATGCTCCACTCGGGCTACCGGGTGGGCCACGGTGACACCATCATTTTGGAGTCCTGCGAATATTGCAACTCCTTTTTGAATTTCTTCCCCACGGTAGCTGTAATTTTAAATGTGGAGGCCGATCACCTGGACTTTTTCAAGGATCTGTCGGATGTGGAGCATTCCTTCCACGCCTTTGCAGACCTGGTCCCCCAGCGGGGCTATGTTATCGTCAATGGTGACGACGCCGGGGCCATGGATTCCGTAAAGGGACTGTCCCACCCGGTGTTCACTTTTTCCGTACGGGACGGCGGCGC from Vescimonas fastidiosa includes:
- a CDS encoding CCA tRNA nucleotidyltransferase, with translation MGREQATRIIEILEKAGFPAYFVGGCVRDTLLGREPEDWDIASAARPEQVMALFGADALPTGCKHGTVTVKSGGEAFEVTTFRTDGRYSDGRHPDQVTFAGSIREDLARRDFTINAMAMEKGGRILDLYGGISDLKGETIRCVRNARIRFEEDALRILRALRFAATLGFAIEPSTADAIHREARLLERVAAERILAEMNKLLCGKGCREILLAYPDVLGVFLPELLPCVGFDQRNIHHCYDLYTHTVLSVDSVAAEPVLRWTMLLHDIGKVNTFTEDERGQMHFYGHPKVSAAMAEDICTRLRMRKKDREDIVTLIAWHDRDIPVTEKGIGSAVRALGEENFRRLLAVKRADNRAQAPEYRWVCQKVDRAEEILEELLRKKQCLCLKDLAVNGNDLLALGYEGREIGAALEWLLEGVIAGEMDNKRDALLAALAKKNLLLP
- the murC gene encoding UDP-N-acetylmuramate--L-alanine ligase: MMHPTVDFKEYLRPGVRVHLSGIGGVSMCPLAEVLLGMGLRVQGSDMSESDTVRHLRSLGIPVAVGHSADNLQNAQLVIRTAAIHDDNPEVSGAIARGIPVYERAQAWGAIMQRYQNALCISGTHGKTTTTSMATHIFMAAQADPTVMIGGTLPMLHSGYRVGHGDTIILESCEYCNSFLNFFPTVAVILNVEADHLDFFKDLSDVEHSFHAFADLVPQRGYVIVNGDDAGAMDSVKGLSHPVFTFSVRDGGADCRADNVAFHDGCGEFDVLIHGEFYAHIALAVAGKHNISNALAAASAAYVLGLSGKAVEEGLRTFHGAGRRFEYKGSYHGAAVFDDYAHHPGELHALLTTARSMPYKRIICAFQPHTYTRTQALFEDFVRELKLADIAVLAEIYAARENNDIGISSSQLAKEIPGAIYCSTLDQVADTLARIARPDDLILTVGAGDIFRAGEKLLAKE